The nucleotide sequence CATCTTCGCCACCGCTGCTgtagctggagagagagagagacacagagccaGGGACCAGTCAGGTGTCCCCTGTGAGGGGAGGCAGGCACGGCAGGGGGCGGGGTGGACAGGACACAGGAAAGGGCCAGAGGCCAGACCCGGGGTGAGCTCAGTTCCCTGCACAGGGCCCTACCTCTTGCCATCAGGATGGAAGGCAACACTGTTGATGGGTCCGAAGTGACCCTTGACTCTTCCAAATTCTTCTTCAAAGGCCAAGTGGAAGAACCtggaggaggatggagggaagggaaaggtcaCTCTCCATCTCCTTCCAAGGCATGTTGGACGTACCACTCCCCGAAGGCAAAGCAGAAAGTGGGGAAATGGGGATGAGGGAGAATGAATGTCAACAGGACAAGAGGAAGGTAAGACTGGACCCAAGTGTCTGCCTGCAGGCCTGGCTAACACTTCCTTGCTATGTGCCGGGCAGCGAGTAGGAACTCATGCACTAACTGTGCACGATTTTGTAAGAGAAGCCTACTACCGCTGTCCCCAGTACAGAGTGGAGGAAACCAGGCGCAGAAATACGAGGATGGGTCCAGGGCCTCAGAGGGAGCCCCAGCTCATGCTCATAGCAGCTGTATTACACACTTGTCACAGGAAGGCCACAAATCTGGCTGTACCTCCTAGCAAGCGAAGAAATAAGGAAGTCTCCTCAGGTACGTGCTTTGTGTCCATCATGAAAGACACTCTGTGGGGTTTCAATTTGGAAAAGCCCCtccttttaaatattctatttgtttgacagagagagagggagagcacaagcaaggggagcagcacgcagagggagagggagaagtgggctccctgctcagagcccgatgcgggacttgatcccaagactctgggatcatgacctaagctgaaggcagatgcttcaccaactgagccacccaggtgccgcatcCCTTCTCTTTACCTGGCTTCAAACTTGCCAATCCTGGTGGAGGTGGTTGTTACGTCCATGGCTTCCTGACCACCGCCCAGCACCACCTGTGGGGAAGAAGACACTCTACCCAGGCCCAAAGGGCAGGCAagtccattttccattttttacccCCAGCCCATGAGATTTTAGTACCTCCTACATCAGACCAAGAGGATGTGAAGGGCAGGGCCCACACAGATCCTTCAGCTacctcctgccctgccctctgTGGCTTCCCTATCTTCCAGCCTTCTCATTGCTCTGGCAATCTCCCCTCTACCTGACACTATTTCCCAAAGAGTTCATATCTCAACTGCTAGATGAACACCTAGATCCTGGAAGCCTGGGTGGGGTCTCCTTACATGGTCATAGTTGGGAGAGAGGGCAGCTGAGTTGACTGGACGTTCCGTCCGGAAAGTCTTCTGGTGTTCAAGAGTTGTGGAGTCAAAGAGCTAGAGACAGAAGACAGGGGAAGAGGTCTGTAACAGGAGTCTTTCTAAGGCAAAGCTGGGCAAGAGGAAAGCTTTGCAGGGGGTGGGAGCAGCCCCCCCAGACTCCTCGCCCAGGCTCACCTTGGCCGTGTTGTCCTTGGAGGCGGTGACAAACATGGTCATGTCCCTGGATAACTGGATGTCATTGATCTGCCGGGAGTGCTCCTTGACATTCACCAGGACCTCTCCAGACTGGGGAAGGCGGAAGAATGAGGCTCCAGGCAGCCCGAGCTCTGCCAGCCCCACTGCTCTGCTGGGATTTCTATACAGCTCCCTGTCCCAGCTAGGGGTAGCAGGGCAGGGGTGTCTGGGTCGGGTCGGGTCGGCCTAAGTATCCCCCGAACCAACATTCACTCCTACTCCCAAGCCCCCATCCTAACCTGGCCCACGTGTACACACTTCATTAACACAGTCAGGCTAGGAAAACACGGGCTGATGGGACCAAATCTAGGGGCCCAGGAACTAATCAGCATGTTACACGGGTAGAGCcgatttcccttcctccttctttcaaCCCAAAGTGCCCAGATTGTGAACGGTCACACTCCGCCGAGCACTGTGCCATGCTTCAACACACCTGActtcgttcatcctcacagtgACCCTATGAAGTGGTCTTTTAAAGGCCATTTTCAAAGGCAGAAAGTAAGGTTCAGAGGAGTGATGTGACTTGTCGTAGGTCCTGCAAGACGCAGAGCCTGTGCTCACCCCCTGCCCAGCCAGGGTCAGGGTCACAGTCCACTGGGACTGCCGCCTGTCCAGCTTTTTCTAGATCGTCTCAAAGGGCTACTTCATCTCCTGACTTCCCTTCCCACTGAGCCCGTTAGCCTGTGCAGCACAAAGAGCAGAGtctgcgggcgcctgggtggttcagtgggttaagccgctgccttcggctcaggtcatgatctcagggtcctgggactgagtcccacatcgggctctctgctcagcggagagcctgcttcccttcctctctctctgcctgcctctcttgtgatttctctctgtcaaataaataaataaaatctttaaaaaagagcagAGTCTGCGAGTCTGCCCTCAGAAGCACCTCTCACTacctcaatttctctctctggaaaacaAGAGGACTAAAAGCCCAACACCCAGGGTCACCGCAGGGATACTGGGACTGTGTCTCATTTGACTTTGTTGTGACCGGAACCTGGTCTATATCCTGCAGACACTGGTTAGATGATTAAAAGGCCTTGTGGGCACTGCGCCTTGCACACAGGAGACCCTCAgaggttttttcctttcctcaattattttttttgttttcaagtaagctctacgcccatcgcaggcttgaactcacgaccccagaatcaagagttgcatgctctactgagtcagccagggcCCCTTTCCTGAATTATTTTTACCTACTCGTGAGAAGGATGTATTTTTGTCTCCTCCATCAGTGTGGACACATGGTAGGGACTATCTGGCTTCTGTATTTTGGGGAGTAAGCTTTGCAGTCAAGCCTATCTGAAGGCACATAACAGCTCCACTATGTGCTAGCACCCAGCATTATGTATGCCTTTGACCTTGGTTCCCATTCCCTTCCTGCGGGTGGGTCTGGGTGGGTCTGGGGCCTAGTGGACTATAGTTTGTGTTTGCTGAGTGACTGACTAACCCTTATGGTAGTCCGGGCCAGCACTGGCCAGGAATCCAGACACCCAGATGCAAATCCAAGACAGCCCGCACTTGACCCTTTCCTTACCCCCACCTCATCAGTCACCCCTAAATGTCTCTTGACTCTGTCTGGGGCTCCACATCCCCAGAGCTACTGCCTCATTCAGGTCCATTCTCCAAACTAAGCCCTCAAAAcctttctaaagagaaaaatctgattGCCAATCGCCATTTAAAGATTccctcctgggggcacctgggtggctcagtgggttaagcctctgccttcagctcaggttatgatctcagggtcctgggattcagccccacatcgggcgctctgctcagcagggaccctgcattcccctctctctctgcctacttgtgatctctgtctgtcaaataaataaataaaatctaaaaaaaaatagtaataaaataaagattccttcctgggagcgcctgggtggctcagcaggttaagcgtctgccttcaacccaggtcatgatctcagggttctgggatcgagttccgcatggggctccctgctctatggggagtctgcttctccttctgcccctccactcatGCCCTCaatccctctctcaaataaataaaatcttttataaaaaataaagattccctATTGCCTAAGGAAAATCATGGTTCCTTACCTTccagcactcaaaaaaaaaaaaaaaatctagtcactATCCACTTCCCCCAATACTGTGTCCCAACAACCCCAtactctcttctcttcctgcttgAAGCTCCATTTATTCTCAAGCATTGATGTGTCCGGGCCACCTTCTCTGTGACCGAGGGCACTCTTGTACTTGGCTGAGACCTCTACGGTGGCAGAACTCACAGCCCGGCTCCCGTGCCCACTCTCTGCCAGTATGTCTCCCGGGGGCAGGGCCCACATCTGATTCAGGTCTTTGTCCTCAGAGCCCAGCGCAAGGCCTGGCACCCAGTGGTGGCGGGGAAAACTTCCTTGTGATCACTCTGAACATATCCCGAGTACTCTGTGACAAGTTTTTCGAGCACCTGACGTCACTGGCTCCTTGCAatgttttacaaagaaaaaggCTCACGGgagtaacttgcctgaggtcacgtAACTCAAAAGTGGTGACCTCTGTATTTGAACCCAGCCCTCACTCTGCGCTACTCTGCTACCCTGCCTTGTGAAGGGACTCATTCTGCTGGGCTCGGGCTGCCTCTTCCTCACCTTGGCGCTATACTGGTTGAGCTCCCCGCCTTCGTGGCCTGCGATGATGCACTCCCCCAGGGGTCCCCAAACAGCACTGGTGATCTTGGAGTCGTTGCAAGGGATCTTCATGTAGGGCTCATTGTTGTCTGTGGTGGGGGGAGAAGATGTCAGGCCTTGGGCTCGGGAGCTGCGCCCCTCACCCCAGCCACAGTCTCAACCACCCCCCAGCGCGGGCTCACCGATCTGGCTCGGATCCCGCAGGTCAAAGAAGCTCACGAAGCACTGGTAGCCCATCTGCTTGTCCGTGGAGAACATGATGATGTTGCCGCCGAAGTCAAAGCCACATGTGCGGACAGCCGAATTGGTCTTGAGGAGGGCCAGCTGCTTCCCTGGGGACAGGCAGAGTCTGGGCTACCCCTTGCCCGACAGCATCGAGGGGAGGACACTCTCTATCCTCCTGTCCGCTGTCTCCAGCTCTAGGGACCGTAACCCACCACTGCCTCTTCCTCACTATGCTTCAGCTCAAGATTTTTAATTTCTGCCCCACCATCTCTCCTCAGACATCCATTTGCTCGGGCATTGCTCCTAGTGCCCTGTAATATCTCTGTCTTCTCCTCAGAATGCCTTTCTCCAACACAAGGAtctgctctcctttctctgcGTGTCCCCAGAACCCAGCAGCAACCCAGCACAGAACTGGGTGCCCAGTGAATATTTGCTAGATGGGGCAGCTTAATAGGCTCCCGTGTCTTTGGTCTGTTCTTCCAATACTCCCCACTGCCACCTGACCTCGCCAAAATGAAATACACTCTTCCCTGCTCAGGGACCTCCACAGCATGCCAAGTCCTACGGAACAAAGCCAAGCCCTTGAGTCTGAAATTCGAGGCCTATTCAGACCCTAGCCTGCCTCATCTTCTCTCCTGACTGTCTATTTCATCCCCCAAGAAGCAAGAGCTCCCATCAGATCAGATGACTTGGATAGGACACTTTGCCATGTGTTCATTCCAGAATGTGCCAAAGTGGTGCCTCTCTCTCATCCTTTAAGCCTCAGCCCATATGACATTTACTTTGGGAAACTTGGCTGGGTTGCTCCTGTCCCCATTCCAGGCAGTCAGCTGCCTCCCTCTAGCCTTCCACAGTGCTCCGTGCTTTCTCTCATGTGCCTTCTAGCTTACTGTACTGCCTCTTTTCTggtctcttcctctccttgtcTCTTTCTCATTCCTGACAACAGGAGCCATCTCTGGATTGATCTTTGTTTCCCCAAAACCTGTTCACCTAAACAGGTGTACGCTGTGGGTCCTCACTGTCTGGTGAAAAAGCAAATGTTCCAGACTTACCTGTTTCACAGTCCCAGAGACGACAGCTGTTATCAGCTGAGCCGGTGAGAACATGTTTGGTGTCCCCTGAAGAGGGTGTTAAGAAACATGACCGAGTACACCTGAGCCCTTGTCCTCCTGGAAAACCAACGGACTCACCTCCCCATTCAGCTCCAGacagccttcctccctccctcacctgaCAGCATTCTAACCTCCTCATCTAGAACTGGCACTTGTCCTGAATGCTCCCCCAAGCAGTGAACGAACCAGGGATTAGGAGGTAGGCATCATTCCCAAGACCCACAATAGCATCCCAAACTCCCAACTCCAAGTCGGCAGCCTCTCCGTTGCTGGCAGACCCAGGGAGCACAGACTCAGAGCAAAGACAAGGATACAGTCAGCATCTACACACCACACAGCTCCAGTATGGCCCATGTAAGTGCCCAGCCTCTCACCGTTCACAGAGTACCACACATTGACAATCTGGAGAAGTCAAAGACAGTGTGGTAAACATCCCAGGCAGGGCAATGGCCTCCTCCCTAGAGGTTCCCCAGGAACCCTCAGCAGCCTCTAGCCAGGCTAGATTTTGCCCTCTCCTGCTCATCTCTTGGGAAACAGCAGCTTGCTGATAAAAAGAATAACTTCTGGATTTTCCTCCTTCCTGCAGTTAAGTGGCAGGGGAGTCAGGAGGCTTACAAAAACATCTCCATGCCATTGTCCTGGTCCTTCCCGAAACCCTCAACTACActgcttctcttctctgagcttattttcctgtctgtaaaatggacacaATAATGCTTTCTTCAAAGGGTATCTGTGAGGCTTCAATAAAATGATGTCTACGGAATTTAAAATGTAAGTGACTACCAATTCTCCATTAATATGCACGAGGTACTTACTGTGCTCAGCTCCTTACTTGAATAATCTCATTTAACCCTGAAGACAACACCACGAGGGAGGTACTAATAAGTACCCataatttataaaaaaggaaaccacGTTTAGAAAGGTTAAATGACATGGTCAAAGTCACACTGCTACTCGCATGCAGGTCTTGTTATGTTAATGTCTTCCATAGGTAAGTGTCTCAAAAGGCTGTACTGTAAGGGACTGTTCGCACTCTGTGAAAAGCAGGATGGGGCCCAGAACGACCTACTGAAAAGAGACCAGGGACACCTCCAGTAAAGCAGTCCTCTGTTGCCCCTCACGGCCCAAGGATCAGCCTTCCCCTTCTAGAGGTGGTCTGTTTCCCGACCCTGGAAGATTAGTCACTCTCGTCCCCGTTCCCCTTCCTTAATggtctcttgtttttttcctcccgGCCACTCCTATCAACAACAGCGTCTTTCGCGATATAATGCTCTCGCCCACCTACTCCCGGGGTAGTCTCTCCCTACTTCTCCGAATGGGTAGCTCTCTGGTTCCTCTGTCACGGCAAAACGGGCTTGTGCACCTGTCGCCCTGGCAGAATGAACTCGCCCCCTCccggcgccccccaccccacccccgccaagctCCCGCCGGCCCGCCCTCTGCCAACGCTCACAGGGTCCTTGGCCACCGTAAAGAGGAGGTCTCCCTCGCGGTTGTACTTAATCTGCGTAATGGATCGCTCATGGCCCTGCAGCAGGATCGGCTTCTGTGGGGATAGGACAGGTGTGTCAGGGCCAAGGGTcggcccccaccccagtcccagaCCCCCAAGTTAACAACCCAACTTAGGGGAACTCACCATCCCGGCGCCGACGCTAGGAAAGAAGCAACGTGAGTAGGACCGGAAGAGGCTTTGGCGCCACTTCCGGATTGTGGGTCTCCGCCCCTTCGTTTCCGGAAGTGGACGGGACCGGCGTTGCCATGGCGGCGTCTCTAGGTGGGTAGGCGGCCCCGCCCCTCTAGGGGCTTCCCAAACCTTGCCGGGAGTACATTTCCCGCTGCGTCTCCACCACCTGACCTTGACCCCTGCCCGAACCCCAAACTCCGGTCTCCCGGGGTCTGTCCTACCCGCCCATCCCACCCGGGGCGtcggagagagggggagagatgtGGGGGCGGCCGGCTGGGGAGCGGAGGGGAGGCTCGAGGAGGACCAGGCCCGGCGAGCGGCCGTTTTTTTTTTGGCGGTGAGGGTTACTCGCATCTCCATCCAGGACAGGTGCTGGCTCTGGTGCTGGTGGCCGCCTTGTGGGGTGGCACACAGCCGCTGCTGAAGCGGGCCTCCTCTCGCCTGCAGCAGGTTCGTGAGCGGACCTGGGCTCGGCAGTTGCTGCAGGAGATGAAGACCCTCTTCTTGAATACTGAGGTGTGTCGTGTATGACCCCTTTCTCGAGCATAGCTGCTAAAAATATGGTCTCTGGAGTCAAACGAGTCTGGGTCAGAATCTGCTCCCCACCAGCTTACTCTCTGGAAGCTCTTGGAAGAGTCAGTTCTCCTTGAGCCTCCGTTtcatcatctgcaaaatgggaatgttAATGGTAACCACCTCATAGGGCAGTTGTGAAGATTCAGTGAGGTGAGGCACCTAGAGCACTTAACATTGGGTCCAGTACATAATTAGTGTTCAACCTATGGCTGGTATTACTAATACTTTGTTATGGTGGTCCCTCCAACAGCCCTTCCTAGGGAGGACTTGGGGCTCAATTGACCCTGGGGAGGGAGGATAAGGAAGGATATGGAGAATTACCTCTGACCCCAGTGCTGCCAGTCTAAGCTAGTGGGAAAGACAAGACAGAGACACAACCACCTCTCAGGGCTAAGGGCTGTGAGAGATGTACAGATTAAGTGCTTCCTGAGTTCACAAGAGAGAGGCTGGACCTAGGAGCCTAGGGGAATGCTTCTTAGAGGGAGTGACATTGGCATTCAGAGACTTGCAGGATGGGGGGGATGGGAACTAGCAGGGCAGAGCGAGAAGCATTCAAGCCCGAGACATGGAGTTCAGTCAGTAACTTGCTGCCCTGCTCTGCCTTGCTCTGGAAGGGTCCTTTTTAGAAGGCTAACTACTCTCTGGACCTTATAGCTATAAGGAAGCTTCCTTGGAGCTTTCTCCAAGGAACTGCGTATCTAGAAGTTCAAAGAAGTCAGTGCTTCTCACTCAAGCATCATACTGATGCAGATTTCTTCTGTTTCCAGTACTTGATGCCCTTTTTCCTCAACCAGTGTGGCTCCCTTCTTTACTACCTCACCTTGGCGTCAACAGGTGGGTCTCTGACTTAGAACTGCTGTGCTCAGTGGTGGAGGCCACCTGGAAGAGTCACTTGGGGAGGGGGCCTGAAACACCCTGTTCCCATGAGTGAAGGAGACCCCACTATCTGTGGTTCCCTCTTTGCACCCTCTTCTCTGAGCAGCTGGGGGCACAGTGGGCTGTTGATGAGTATGCTGCCAGGCACTGGGGTTGGTTTGAAGCCTGGCGGTCTTGTGCAGCagcggaggaagagggaaggtTCATTTGCTGTGCCAGCAGCTGGCCTTGACACTTGCTTCCGCGGTGTGCCACCTGCCTGACCTTGAGCGAGTGTCTTGAGTGTTGGTTTTACAGGATGATTTTTGTAGCACTGAGAGGATTACATTCAGTGTATGGGAAGCATCTAGTCGAGTAGTGGGTGCTCCCTATAGGAGCTCAGCAAGCATATGTTTCCTTCCTCCCTGATTATTGACTGTCCTCTGCTGCGTCAGATACTGAGCGAGTTTTACACAGTTTGTAGCTGTACCGCGGAGATACTACAGGTTTGGTTCCACACTACTGCAGAACAAATGTTGCAGAGCAGAtcagatgaattttttttggcttcccagtgcatataaaagttatgtttagtagtgcccagctggctcatttggtagacattgcaactgttgatctcaggAGCTTAAGTTCAAGCACAGGgtttacttagaaataaaacaaaaacaaaggggcacctgggtggctcagttggttaagcagctgtctttggctcaggtcatgatcccaaggtcccagatcaagcccaacatggggctccttgATCAgaggggaacctacttctccctttccacctgcctgctgctcctctgcttgtgctctctctctttctgtcaaataaatgaataaaatcttaaaataaaaataaaaaaagcaagtgGGCGTGTGTGTTgtgtagttggttaagcatctaaacccttggttttggctcaggtcatgatctcagggttgtgagattgagccccgcattaggctctgtgctcagcacagagtctgcctgggactctctccctctccttctgccccttcccccctacgctctaaaataaataaaccaatcaatctttaaaaaagagagagagagagaagtgcaaTAAAACGAGGCAGGCCTGTATTTGATTCTCATCATGGCACTACAGAGCAGACCTGATGATCTCCATGTAGGAGATGAAGTTACAGAATTTGGGGCAACTTACTTCCCTTCTCCAAGGTCCCAAGCATGTCAATGCAAAAGGATTTAAAGCCATTTATTACTTAAAGTTTATGCTCTTGAGGTTTACTATGAGAAGTCTCCCTTCTGTGGTTTCAGCTCTCCTGGAATctcagccaggcaccccgggaaCATGAGGGGAGTTTGGGTCCCCGAGAACTCTGGGGCCCCCCTTGGAGGCCAAGAGAGGGTGAAGAGACAGGCCAACCTCCAGAGCTGCCCCCTCTGCTTCAACTAGAGGAACtccacttttctctcttttacttttGGGGCTTCTCATAAGGCatcatttaaaagaaagtttgggggcacctggttggctcagtcagtagagcacacaactcttgatctcagggtcatgagttcaggcctcATGTTgcgtgtggagattacttaaataaaacttaaagcttggaaaaagaaaagaaaaagtttgaaagctTGCTGCTCCCTGCTGCCCAAGAATGCCGAATGCTCTGGCCAGCTGACTGTACTTAGCCCATTACCAAGTTTTGAGCAAATGGCAACATTCGGGTCCTGTTATGTCATCGTCTGCCCCACCTCCATCCTTTAGCATCTGCCTGTGACAATAATCAGCTACAGTGGCCACTTTATCAAGGTTGTGTATACTCAGCCAGGGACTAGACATGTGACCGTTTCATCGTTCAGCAGCCCTGTGGGGCAGCGATGGTGTCACCTTGTTAGCACTGGTGTAGGGTACAGGGAACAAAGACCTAACCAAGGTCACATGGGGACCCCTGCTCTTTCACCGCCACCCGCTGCTTCCTTTCCCCAACTACTGTCGTGGACCAGTCTGTAGCAGTCATGGCGTGCCATGGAAGGGGTGTAAGCCCAAGGGAGCGGCTCTGAGTAGGTAGGAGTTGTGGTCAGTTTCTTGGATGGGAAATCCCAGCTGTGGTGGGGACTCTTCAGGGGATGAGAAGCAGGAAAGTTCTTCCTCTTAGTCTTGTCGTAATCAAGTAACTCAGTGTCTGAttgatacttccttttttttggtatgtgtgtgtggtaagaacacttataCGAGGTCTATCTTCttagaaggtggtttttttttttttttttaagcaagcttTACATCCAATGTGGaacctgaactcacaaccctgagatcaagagtcacatgctctaccgactgagccagccaggcaccccatcttcttttttttttttttttttaaagattttatttatttatttgacagatagagatcacaagtagggagagaggcaggcagagagagagagagagagagagagagagagaggaggaagcaggctccccgccaagcagagagcccgacgcgggactcgatcccaggaccccgagatcatgacccgagctgaaggcagcagcttaaaccactgagccacccaggcgccccggcaccccatcttcttaaaaagttttaagtgtgggggcgcctgggtgtctcagtctgggttaagcatctgcctttggcttgggtcatgatcctggggtcctggaattgagccccaagtcgggctccttgctcagaagggagctgcttctccctttccctctgccattccacctgcttgtggtctctggctctatctctctattcttttaagatttttatttatttgtcagagagagagaaagagtgtgtgtgtgcacaagcaaggggagcagcagatagagaagtaggctccccactgagcaaggagctggacatgggactccatcccaggattctgggatcatgacccaagctgaaggcagacacttaactgagccacgcaggtgtccctgcCCCCACTAAAAAGTTTtaagtgtggggtgcctgggtggctcagtgggttaagccactgcctttggctcaggtcataatctcagggtcctgggatcgagccccgcattgggctttctgctccgcggggagcctgcctccccccacccccaccgcctacctctctacccacttgtgatctctctgtcaaataaataaataaaatgttttaaaaaaaaagttttaagggtACCAAATTTAAGTGTAACACATTTTAAGCTAACCCTGTTAACTAGATTAGTCTTTCAGGTTTGTTTATGGGGAATCAGTCCCTCAGAACTTCAAAATTAAGGCACCGATCCTGGGCTGTCCTGTCCCCTATCTAAGGCCCAGCCCTGTGGGGCCGATCCTGAACATGTACCTGACGTCCCTCAGGCTCCGTGTTTCGAGCCCGAGCTAAAACAGAATCAGATGTGCTTCACTGGCTGTTTGTCCATCTCCGTTTAGTTCGGTCAGGACataggctttggagtcaggcagcCCTTGGTTTAAGTCCTCGATTTGCCTCAATGTATGTgtctctgagcttttgtttcctttacacACAGTGATAATGCTCTTCTCGCCGTGCTGTTGTGAAGACTGAAGATGTGTACACAGGTGGCACTTAATAAACGGTGGCTGCGCTGTCGCACCATCTACTGCGTCACATCCTCTTGGCTTTGGGGCCTATCTGTCCCAATGTTCTTGCGATCTCAGGAGTTCCTCGAGTGCAAAGACCTCATCCTTAGCCGCAAACCAGGGTGGTCCCAGACCACCTTATAGTTTGGGTCTTCATGCAGGAGTGGAGGGAGCACTGAATTGAGAGTCAGGAAACATGGTTGGAATCCCGAGCTTTGCTACAGTTTTATcaggaaaatgagattttttttttcttttttc is from Meles meles chromosome 1, mMelMel3.1 paternal haplotype, whole genome shotgun sequence and encodes:
- the EIF3I gene encoding eukaryotic translation initiation factor 3 subunit I — encoded protein: MKPILLQGHERSITQIKYNREGDLLFTVAKDPIVNVWYSVNGERLGTYMGHTGAVWCVDADWDTKHVLTGSADNSCRLWDCETGKQLALLKTNSAVRTCGFDFGGNIIMFSTDKQMGYQCFVSFFDLRDPSQIDNNEPYMKIPCNDSKITSAVWGPLGECIIAGHEGGELNQYSAKSGEVLVNVKEHSRQINDIQLSRDMTMFVTASKDNTAKLFDSTTLEHQKTFRTERPVNSAALSPNYDHVVLGGGQEAMDVTTTSTRIGKFEARFFHLAFEEEFGRVKGHFGPINSVAFHPDGKSYSSGGEDGYVRIHYFDPQYFEFEFEA
- the TMEM234 gene encoding transmembrane protein 234 isoform X1 encodes the protein MAASLGQVLALVLVAALWGGTQPLLKRASSRLQQVRERTWARQLLQEMKTLFLNTEYLMPFFLNQCGSLLYYLTLASTDLTLAVPISNSLAIVFTLIVGKFLGEDIGGKGAFTGMVLTVVGIALCVTSSVSKTQEQLSAL